A genome region from Nerophis lumbriciformis linkage group LG18, RoL_Nlum_v2.1, whole genome shotgun sequence includes the following:
- the serpinc1 gene encoding antithrombin-III — protein MASSDWLLLLSLLSLVSGSAPAPADVCDAKPKDLPLEPRCVYRKPEADAPEEPTEGPVPESTNPRVWELSKANGRFALALYQQVALSRTPGSNIFMSPLSVSTAFAMTKLGACEDTLQQIMKVFEFDSIKEKTSDQVHFFFAKLNCRLYRKKDATTDLISANRLFGDKSLRFNATYQDISEAVYGAKLLPLNFREQPEQSRLAINQWVANKTEHRIQDTLPPGAIDANTVLVLVNTIYFKGQWEKKFDKDNVYESDFHVDGGHTCPVHMMFQENKFRYARLPQDGVQLLEMPYRGRDITMVMVLPGPEVPLAQLEAGLDLGTLSGWLDKMEETSVSVHVPRFRVEDRLRLKEKLQNLGLTHLFSPKQASLPGMLEDGGDGVYISDAFHKAFLEVNEEGSEAAAVTAVVAHGRSINLNREIFMASRPFLLFIRESSINTLLFMGRVADPCAR, from the exons ATGGCGTCCTCCGATTGGCTGTTGCTTCTGAGCCTGCTGTCGCTGGTCTCTGGCTCCGCCCCCGCCCCCGCCGACGTTTGCGACGCCAAACCCAAAGACCTCCCGCTGGAGCCGCGCTGCGTCTACCGCAAGCCCGAGGCCGACGCCCCCGAGGAGCCCACGGAGGGGCCGGTCCCCGAGTCCACCAACCCGCGAGTGTGGGAGCTGTCCAAGGCCAACGGACGCTTCGCCCTGGCGCTCTACCAGCAGGTGGCGCTCAGCAGGACGCCCGGCAGCAACATCTTCATGTCGCCCCTCAGCGTCTCCACCGCCTTCGCCATGACCAAACTGGGCGCCTGCGAGGACACGCTGCAGCAGATCATGAAG GTGTTCGAGTTCGATTCCATCAAGGAGAAGACGTCGGACCAGGTGCACTTCTTCTTCGCCAAGCTCAACTGTCGCCTGTACAGGAAGAAGGACGCCACCACCGACCTGATCTCCGCCAACCGCCTCTTCGGGGACAAGTCGCTGCGCTTCAACGCCACCTACCAGGACATCAGCGAGGCCGTGTACGGCGCCAAGCTGCTGCCGCTCAACTTCAGG GAGCAGCCGGAACAATCCCGCCTCGCCATCAACCAGTGGGTCGCCAACAAGACCGAGCACCGCATCCAGGACACGCTGCCGCCGGGCGCCATAGACGCCAACACGGTCCTGGTCCTGGTCAACACCATCTACTTCAAG GGTCAGTGGGAGAAGAAGTTTGACAAGGACAACGTCTACGAGTCCGACTTCCACGTGGACGGCGGCCACACCTGCCCGGTCCACATGATGTTCCAGGAAAACAAGTTCCGCTACGCCCGTCTGCCCCAAGATGGCGTGCAGCTGCTGGAGATGCCGTACCGCGGCCGCGACATCACCATGGTGATGGTGCTGCCCGGCCCGGAGGTCCCGCTGGCGCAG TTGGAGGCGGGGCTTGACCTGGGCACCCTGAGCGGCTGGTTGGACAAGATGGAAGAGACCAGCGTTTCCGTGCACGTCCCTCGCTTCCGGGTCGAAGACCGGCTCCGCCTCAAGGAGAAGCTGCAGAACTTGGGCTTGACCCACCTGTTCAGTCCCAAACAGGCCAGCTTGCCAG GCATGTTGGAGGACGGCGGCGATGGCGTTTACATCTCAGACGCCTTCCACAAAGCCTTCCTGGAG GTCAACGAGGAAGGCAGCGAGGCGGCCGCCGTCACCGCCGTGGTGGCCCACGGTCGCTCCATCAACTTGAACCGGGAGATCTTCATGGCCAGTCGGCCATTTTTGCTGTTCATCCGGGAGTCGTCCATCAACACGCTGCTCTTCATGGGCCGCGTGGCCGACCCCTGTGCCCGTTGA